From Syngnathoides biaculeatus isolate LvHL_M chromosome 19, ASM1980259v1, whole genome shotgun sequence, a single genomic window includes:
- the rmdn1 gene encoding regulator of microtubule dynamics protein 1 isoform X4, with translation MYPSWTCRSNYVSPVVIWAERQQEAELEVAERGGCRRLWTTCCGDPKWDKTSTYATWTKGIRIRTARRFYWSTSTRRVATLLASGRASFLLGLPTTLSCLAYGAYRAAQNPPAVLALEKEEVLEQADYLYSCAETHKLYQLLLQYKDSDNAEFLWRLARVSRDVSVLPGTEEGQKKQLMYEAFKYAKKSLEKDEKCFAAHKWYAICLSDVGEYEGVKVKIGNSFVIRKHLERALELNPKDATSLHILGYWCFTFSELPWYQRKVAAVIFASPPTSTYEEALQFFLQAEQVDPNFYSKNLLMLGKTYMAMKDEPKALLWLKKAKDYPPRTLEDKEVHKEAVDLLKKFS, from the exons ggcagagaggcaacaggaagcagaactggaggtggcagagagaggaggatgcaggaggtTGTGGACGACGTGCTGCGgtgaccccaaatgggacaa AACCTCCACGTACGCAACTTGGACTAAAGGCATCCGAATCCGAACAGCTCGTCGTTTTTATTGGTCAACCTCTACGAGACGGGTCGCCACTCTTCTCGCA AGCGGAAGGGCCTCATTCCTGCTGGGACTCCCGACGACCCTCTCGTGCCTGGCGTACGGAGCGTATCGTGCGGCGCAAAACCCGCCGGCGGTCCTCGCTTTAGAAAAAG AGGAGGTTCTCGAGCAGGCGGACTACCTTTACAGCTGCGCAGAGACGCACAAACTCTACCAGCTCTTACTGCAGTACAAAGACAG TGACAACGCAGAGTTCTTGTGGCGCCTGGCCCGAGTATCCCGTGACGTGTCCGTGCTGCCCGGCACCGAGGAGGGACAGAAAAAGCAGCTCATGTATGAGGCCTTCAAATACGCAAAGAAGTCCTTGGAGAAAGATGAAAAGTGTTTTGCGGCACACAAA TGGTACGCGATATGTCTCAGTGATGTGGGAGAGTACGAGGGAGTCAAGGTGAAAATTGGAAATTCTTTTGTAATCCGGAAACATCTGGAG AGAGCTCTCGAGCTCAATCCGAAAGACGCAACATCTTTACACATTTTGGGTTACTG gTGCTTTACTTTTTCGGAGCTGCCGTGGTACCAACGCAAGGTGGCGGCGGTTATCTTCGCGTCTCCTCCCACGTCCACCTACGAGGAG GCTTTGCAGTTCTTCCTTCAAGCTGAGCAAG TTGATCCAAACTTCTACAGTAAAAACCTCCTCATGCTGGGGAAAACCTACATGGCCATGAAAGACGAGCCCAAAGCGCTGCTGTGGCTGAAGAAAGCTAAAGATTACCCCCCGCGCACGCTCGAAGACAAAGAG GTCCATAAAGAAGCCGTTGACCTGTTAAAGAAGTTCAGCTGA